A region from the Melospiza georgiana isolate bMelGeo1 chromosome 10, bMelGeo1.pri, whole genome shotgun sequence genome encodes:
- the LOC131087416 gene encoding phospholipid scramblase 1-like, with translation MQGPPPATAPGVPYGSPQQVPGPYQGAGNYGFQAQPMAFPGGFVPPPVQSQPTMDGTIWMPIPPSIPNCPPGLEYLTQIDQILIHQQLEVLEIVTGFEENNKYELKNALGQRIYFAAEDTDCMTRNCCGPARPFTMKIIDNLGREVIRLHRPLRCDACCCPCCLQELEVQAPPGTTVGYVVQNWHICLPKFTIQDEKRKDILKINGPCVVCRCCEDVHFEVMSLDETCPVGRISKQWTGIVREMFTDTDNFGISFPMDLDVKMKAVMLGACFLIDFMFFERSGN, from the exons ATGCAAG GACCTCcacctgccacagctcctggagTGCCCTATGGCTCCCCTCAGCAGGTCCCTGGGCCTTACCAAG GTGCAGGGAACTATGGATTCCAGGCACAGCCCATGGCGTTCCCAGGAGGATTTGTCCCCCCACCTGTCCAGAGCCAGCCCACCATGGATGGGACAATCTGGATGCCAATCCCTCCTTCTATTCCAAACTGCCCTCCTGGACTGGAGTACCTCACACAG ATTGACCAGATATTAATTCATCAGCAACTTGAAGTTCTTGAGA tCGTGACTGGCTTtgaagaaaacaacaaatatGAGCTGAAGAACGCCCTGGGGCAGAGGATTTACTTTGCAGCAGAGGACACTGACTGCATGACCAGGAACTGCTGTGGGCCCGCCAGGCCCTTCACCATGAAGATTATTGATAACCTGGGCCGGGAGGTGATAAGGCTGCACAGACCCCTCCGCTGTGacgcctgctgctgcccctgctgcctgcaggag CTGGAAGTCCAGGCACCTCCAGGAACAACAGTTGGTTATGTTGTCCAGAACTGGCACATCTGCCTGCCAAAGTTTACCATTCAagatgagaaaagaaaggataTTCTGAAAATTAATGGCCCCTGTGTTGTGTGCCGGTGTTGTGAGGACGTTCATTTTGAG GTGATGTCTCTGGATGAGACTTGTCCTGTTGGGAGGATTTCTAAGCAGTGGACTGGTATTGTGCGGGAAATGTTTACAGACACAGATAATTTTGGAATCTCATTCCCAATGGACCTCGATGTGAAAATGAAAGCTGTCATGCTTGGTGCTTGCTTCCTGATC GACTTCATGTTTTTTGAGCGCAGTGGTAATTAA